In the Colwellia sp. 20A7 genome, one interval contains:
- a CDS encoding class I SAM-dependent methyltransferase, whose product MKHSSLIDKYLLSSQLLTFDSKAQVLDLACGEGRNGLHVFENDINVVFADINGESLKKVEQSVIRLQLNKQKLAQYWQVDFEQDHFDQGNDKPLKADTFAAIMVFRYLHRPLMTQIKAAIKPGGMIIYETFTEEQAKLGRPKNPNFLLKPNELLEIFADWKILHSFEGKASSAQDSHMKQAIAQIVAIKPE is encoded by the coding sequence TTGAAACATTCATCATTAATAGATAAATACTTATTGTCATCGCAGTTGCTAACGTTTGATAGTAAAGCGCAGGTACTCGATCTTGCCTGTGGTGAAGGACGAAATGGTCTGCATGTATTTGAGAATGATATTAATGTTGTTTTTGCTGACATTAATGGTGAATCACTAAAAAAGGTTGAGCAGTCAGTTATTCGTTTACAGCTAAATAAACAAAAGCTAGCGCAATATTGGCAAGTAGATTTTGAGCAAGACCATTTTGATCAAGGTAACGATAAACCATTAAAGGCAGACACCTTTGCCGCTATTATGGTTTTTCGTTACTTACATCGTCCGCTGATGACGCAGATTAAAGCTGCTATAAAACCAGGGGGCATGATTATTTATGAAACCTTCACAGAAGAACAAGCAAAGTTAGGCAGGCCTAAAAACCCTAATTTTTTATTGAAGCCTAATGAACTACTTGAAATTTTTGCTGATTGGAAAATACTGCATAGCTTTGAAGGAAAAGCTTCTTCTGCACAAGATAGCCATATGAAGCAAGCTATAGCACAAATTGTTGCTATTAAACCTGAATGA
- a CDS encoding succinylglutamate desuccinylase/aspartoacylase family protein: protein MNTFKKSIMHVGEMASGAKLTVPVYSFESEKSDTHSDITDTAPNVYIQANMHGAEVQGNAVIFQLLELLKHCKIQSDITLVPYANPVACNHKNGEYTLGRFDPITGVNWNRMYHFDESIIAPFAQQNIDASEDEIRVAFEKLLIDQIEQKLDHNIWGLTTGQRIAYQLQRMAHQADIVLDLHTGPISSKHLYCPEYAKASANYFDIPHTLFIPNDFDGAMDEATFCPWWCLQEAYKQLDRNFVMGEGAFAKESFTVELGSQEQIDLDVAHQDALGILSYLQYKGVIAISNDLEITSEDVPLQKAKSLGYQPQEMTRFACYLKDYKALYSPMGGMVDYLAEFGKPLPAGSPLVRILRMDNYGDGNPLHNVILDKEVLPILHFASASVNQGTELYKVFTNYFEI, encoded by the coding sequence AAAGTATTATGCACGTTGGGGAAATGGCTAGTGGCGCTAAGTTAACTGTGCCCGTTTATTCGTTTGAAAGTGAAAAAAGTGATACGCATTCTGATATAACAGATACCGCACCTAATGTTTATATTCAAGCCAATATGCATGGAGCTGAAGTGCAAGGTAATGCCGTTATTTTTCAGTTGCTTGAATTATTAAAACACTGCAAGATTCAAAGCGATATTACCTTAGTTCCTTACGCTAACCCTGTCGCTTGTAACCATAAGAATGGTGAATATACTTTAGGTCGATTTGACCCTATAACAGGGGTGAACTGGAATAGAATGTATCACTTTGATGAATCAATTATAGCGCCTTTCGCTCAGCAAAATATTGATGCGAGTGAAGATGAAATCAGAGTAGCGTTTGAAAAATTATTAATCGATCAAATTGAACAAAAGTTAGATCATAATATTTGGGGGCTAACTACTGGCCAACGTATTGCTTATCAATTGCAACGTATGGCACATCAAGCTGACATAGTGCTTGATTTGCATACCGGTCCTATTTCAAGTAAACATTTATATTGCCCTGAATACGCTAAAGCAAGTGCTAACTATTTTGATATTCCTCATACCCTTTTTATTCCTAATGATTTCGATGGCGCAATGGATGAAGCGACTTTTTGTCCTTGGTGGTGTTTGCAAGAAGCCTACAAACAGTTAGATAGAAACTTTGTTATGGGCGAGGGGGCCTTCGCCAAAGAAAGCTTTACTGTAGAGTTAGGCTCTCAAGAACAAATTGATTTAGACGTAGCGCATCAAGACGCATTAGGTATTTTAAGTTATTTACAATATAAAGGTGTTATTGCGATTAGTAATGATCTAGAAATTACTTCTGAAGATGTACCGTTGCAAAAAGCTAAGTCATTAGGGTACCAACCTCAAGAAATGACGCGTTTCGCTTGTTATTTAAAAGACTACAAAGCGTTATACTCTCCGATGGGCGGTATGGTAGATTATTTGGCAGAATTTGGTAAACCTCTGCCCGCAGGCTCACCTTTAGTACGTATTTTAAGAATGGATAATTACGGTGATGGTAATCCATTACATAATGTTATTCTTGATAAAGAAGTACTTCCTATTTTACATTTCGCTTCTGCAAGTGTGAATCAAGGGACAGAACTTTATAAAGTTTTTACCAATTACTTTGAAATATAA